From a region of the Impatiens glandulifera chromosome 4, dImpGla2.1, whole genome shotgun sequence genome:
- the LOC124935323 gene encoding ent-kaurenoic acid oxidase 1-like: protein MEYTVGILWVTWALGTLPLMGLALWFWNDIRYCFPHRKSTLPPGHMGLPIIGEMLNFLWYFKVICRPDDFINAKRQKHGKGEEMFRSHLFGSPSIIVCSPSMSKFVLQSSDDLFKMAWPSIEIIGHKSLVSVHGIAHMRLRNFILKIVNQPQSLRHTASLVQPRIVKTLELWAHKGRVIASHEIRKVTFENIGKFFAGFEPGHTMDSLAKFYEGVIKGFRATPLDFPGTAYRHALQSRKKVIAIFRDEMEKRRENKEYAMSKKNDVLNGLMELKDEDGNNLDEIEILDNILSLVVAGYESTSLSIMWAIYNLAKYPDVLEKVREENMKLRKRKNGQFITSDDIANELKYTNNVVEETIRVANVSAFVFRTVSEDIIYKGYKIPKDWKLIVWSRYIHTNPEYYEDPMCFNPDRWNKPSIPGTNQVFGMGPRTCAGNMLARLQVAIFIHHLAVGYEWKLVNPDAKIIYLPHPKLADGVEIHFTRLESK, encoded by the exons ATGGAGTACACAGTTGGAATATTGTGGGTGACATGGGCTTTGGGAACACTACCTCTAATGGGGCTGGCTTTGTGGTTCTGGAACGATATTCGATATTGCTTTCCTCACCGCAAGTCGACACTCCCACCTGGCCATATGGGTCTTCCGATCATAGGGGAGATGCTCAACTTCCTTTGGTATTTCAAAGTCATTTGTCGCCCCGACGACTTCATTAATGCCAAGCGACAAAA GCATGGTAAAGGAGAGGAGATGTTTAGAAGTCACTTGTTTGGTTCACCCTCGATCATAGTGTGCTCACCATCTATGAGCAAGTTTGTACTCCAATCTTCGGATGATCTTTTCAAGATGGCCTGGCCATCCATTGAGATCATAGGACACAAGTCTTTGGTTTCGGTTCATGGAATCGCACACATGAGATTAAggaattttatacttaaaattgtCAATCAACCGCAATCCCTCCGACATACCGCTAGTTTGGTGCAGCCACGCATTGTCAAAACCCTAGAATTATGGGCACATAAGGGCAGAGTTATTGCCTCTCATGAAATCAGAAAG gtaacatttgaaaatattgGAAAGTTCTTTGCGGGTTTTGAGCCCGGGCATACAATGGATTCATTAGCAAAATTCTATGAGGGGGTCATAAAAGGATTTAGGGCTACTCCTTTAGATTTTCCTGGAACCGCTTATCGTCACGCCCTACAG AGTAGAAAAAAGGTGATAGCAATATTCAGGGATGAAATGGAGAAGAGAAGGGAGAATAAGGAGTATGCGATGAGCAAAAAGAACGATGTTTTGAATGGGTTGATGGAATTGAAAGATGAAGATGGGAACAACCTAGATGAAATTGAAATACTTGACAATATTCTTAGCCTTGTGGTTGCAGGATATGAATCTACATCTCTATCAATAATGTGGGCTATTTACAACCTCGCAAAATACCCCGATGTCCTCGAAAAAGTTCGG GAGGAGAATATGAAACTTAGGAAAAGAAAGAATGGGCAGTTCATTACTAGTGATGATATTGCTAATGAAttgaaatatacaaataat GTGGTGGAAGAAACTATTCGAGTGGCTAATGTATCAGCATTTGTGTTTCGGACTGTCTCAGAAGATATCATATACAAAg GCTATAAGATTCCAAAAGATTGGAAACTCATAGTATGGTCAAGATATATTCATACAAATCCTGAATATTATGAAGATCCAATGTGCTTCAATCCAGATAGATGGAAT AAACCGTCAATACCCGGAACAAATCAAGTATTCGGGATGGGCCCTAGAACTTGTGCTGGGAACATGTTGGCTCGTTTGCAAGTCGCCATATTTATTCATCATCTAGCCGTTGGATACGA GTGGAAACTAGTGAATCCAGACGcgaaaataatttatcttcCACACCCGAAACTCGCTGATGGAGTCGAGATTCATTTCACTCGACTTGAGTCTAAGTAG
- the LOC124935324 gene encoding ent-kaurenoic acid oxidase 2-like, translated as MESSVGILWLTWALVTLPLVGMALWWWNDFRYYFPHRKSKLPPGHMGLPIIGEMLNFLWYFKVIRRPDEFINAKRRKHGKGEEMFRTHLFGSPSIIVCSPSMSKFVLQSSDDHFKMAWPSIEIIGHKSLVSVHGTAHMRLRTFILKAVNQPQSLRYTASLVQPRIVKTLESWAQKGRVIASHEIRKVTFENIGKFFASFEPGPTMDSLAKFYDVVIQGFRATPLDFPGTSYRRALQSRKKLMTIFREEMEKRRENKEYATSKKNDMLNGLMELKDEYDKNLDEIEILDNIFILVVAGYESTSLSIMWAIYNLAKYPDVLEKVREENLKLSKRRNGQFITSDDIANELKYTNNVVEETIRVANVSAFMFRTVSKDVMYKGYKIPKDWKLIVWSRYIHTNPEYYEDPMCFNPDRWDKPSIPGTNQVFGMGLRTCPGNMLARLQVAIFIHHLVVGYE; from the exons ATGGAGTCCTCAGTTGGAATATTGTGGTTGACATGGGCTTTGGTAACACTGCCTCTGGTTGGAATGGCTTTGTGGTGGTGGAATGATTTTCGATATTACTTTCCTCACCGTAAATCGAAACTCCCACCAGGTCATATGGGTCTTCCGATCATAGGAGAGATGCTTAACTTCCTTTGGTACTTCAAAGTCATTCGTCGCCCCGATGAATTCATTAATGCCAAGCGACGAAA GCACGGTAAAGGAGAGGAGATGTTTAGAACTCACTTGTTTGGTTCACCCTCGATCATAGTGTGCTCGCCATCTATGAGCAAGTTTGTGCTCCAATCATCGGATGATCATTTCAAGATGGCATGGCCATCCATTGAGATCATAGGACACAAGTCTTTGGTTTCGGTTCATGGAACCGCACACATGAGATTGAGAACTTTTATACTCAAAGCTGTCAATCAACCGCAATCCCTCCGATATACGGCTAGTTTGGTGCAGCCACGCATTGTCAAAACCCTTGAGTCATGGGCACAAAAAGGCAGAGTTATTGCCTCCCATGAAATCAGAAAG gtgACATTTGAAAATATTGGAAAGTTCTTTGCGAGTTTTGAGCCAGGGCCTACAATGGATTCATTAGCAAAATTCTATGATGTGGTCATACAAGGATTTAGAGCTACTCCTTTAGATTTTCCTGGAACAAGTTATCGTCGCGCCCTTCAG AGTAGAAAGAAGCTGATGACAATATTCAGGGAGGAAATGGAGAAGCGAAGGGAGAATAAGGAGTATGCGACGAGCAAAAAAAACGATATGTTGAATGGGCTGATGGAATTGAAAGATGAATATGACAAGAACCTTGATGAAATTGAAATActtgacaatatttttatccTTGTGGTTGCGGGATATGAATCTACATCTCTTTCAATAATGTGGGCTATTTACAACCTCGCAAAATACCCCGATGTCCTCGAAAAAGTTCGG GAGGAGAATCTGAAACTTAGCAAAAGAAGGAATGGACAGTTCATTACTAGTGATGATATTGCTAATGAAttgaaatatacaaataat GTGGTGGAAGAAACTATTCGAGTGGCTAACGTATCTGCATTTATGTTTCGGACTGTCtcaaaagatgtcatgtacaaag gATATAAGATACCAAAAGATTGGAAACTCATAGTATGGTCAAGATATATTCATACAAACCCTGAATATTATGAAGATCCAATGTGCTTCAACCCAGATAGATGGGAT AAACCGTCAATACCGGGAACAAATCAAGTATTCGGGATGGGCCTTAGAACTTGTCCAGGGAACATGTTGGCTCGTCTGCAAGTCGCCATATTTATTCATCATCTAGTCGTTGGATATGAGTAA